The following proteins come from a genomic window of Palaemon carinicauda isolate YSFRI2023 chromosome 12, ASM3689809v2, whole genome shotgun sequence:
- the LOC137650452 gene encoding uncharacterized protein, with protein sequence MIAERIINGTSAHLPSTSASQAYWSLPLTSQETVTASKTTSIRPLAITSNDIARSCCHGLLVSGSVTAGTGCESATAISHSLTDSSSSAHVAFAPVHPHEPDVKAESESVGTPLGPVPSVSSDVCGEQLLSAVTSSDKILFGNDSDTRDQKLGDRSDDVVITQTNVVTGSDVNCDSLKGNRKSIEKIDVIDDTSDGDNIHEEVQTFRETVQETVDDLHIFKFNYQTPKISSNKSSDDFPANGIAECPSDEMNRKVGILKPFHDNLSNDSCPNTPQYEAPRPVFPRKDSQGSTCESPDSRKTSFSSAITTPEDDVTDLSPDIFCGRRLSTSSGISSLSDMSSRKVSISSSVSDDWEWFPGRKKSLKGIPPWDIAKLDPLADNGEKKVSIVSTTSSSGISSMTGSLNESSESESRKVSLSSGISCLSKIKEETKVILDSESSKLESFEQENKAKLTDSQNGKSSPEGIITLDGKRLTLPPPVWPKEVPR encoded by the exons ATGATCGCAGAACGGATTATCAATGGCACCAGTGCCCATTTGCCCTCGACGAGTGCCAGTCAGGCGTACTGGAGCTTGCCGCTAACGAGCCAAGAGACCGTCACGGCATCGAAGACCACTTCCATTCGCCCTTTAGCTATCACCAGTAACGATATTGCACGCAGCTGCTGCCACGGGCTTCTGGTGAGTGGGTCAGTTACTGCCGGCACTGGTTGTGAGTCGGCCACAGCAATTTCTCATTCCCTCACTGACAGTTCGAGTTCCGCACATGTAGCGTTCGCACCTGTACACCCCCACGAACCAGATGTCAAAGCCGAGAGTGAAAGTGTTGGCACTCCCTTGGGTCCAGTGCCCAGTGTGAGCAGTGATGTGTGTGGCGAACAGTTATTATCAGCAGTGACGTCCAGTGACAAGATCTTATTCGGAAACGATAGTGATACGCGTGATCAGAAGTTAGGTGATCGTAGTGATGATGTTGTTATAACACAAACAAATGTAGTGACAGGTAGTGATGTTAATTGCGACTCATTAAAAGGTAATCGTAAATCGATAGAAAAAATTGATGTGATAGATGATACGAGTGATGGTGATAATATTCATGAGGAAGTTCAAACATTTAGAGAAACCGTACAAGAAACAGTCGACGACTTACACATATTCAAATTCAATTATCAAACCCCCAAGATTTCGAGCAATAAGAGTAGTGACGACTTTCCCGCAAATGGTATTGCCGAGTGCCCAAGTGACGAGATGAATAGGAAAGTCGGAATTTTGAAACCATTTCATGACAATTTGAGCAACGACAGTTGCCCAAATACTCCCCAATATGAAGCCCCTAGACCCGTCTTTCCTCGGAAGGACTCCCAGGGGTCGACGTGCGAATCCCCTGATAGCAGGAAGACCTCTTTCAGTTCGGCCATTACCACACCTGAAGATGACGTCACAGATTTATCCCCGGATATTTTCTGTGGAAGGAGGCTCTCGACGTCTTCGGGGATTTCTTCCCTGTCAGATATGAGTTCGAGAAAGGTATCCATTTCTTCCTCTGTGTCAGACGATTGGGAGTGGTTTCCTGGAAGAAAGAAAAGTCTCAAAGGTATCCCGCCGTGGGACATTGCTAAATTGGACCCGTTAGCTGACAACGGAGAAAAGAAAGTGTCCATTGTCAGCACAACATCCAGTTCGGGTATCAGTTCAATGACCGGATCCTTGAACGAATCGAGCGAGAGCGAAAGTCGCAAAGTGTCACTCAGTTCGGGTATCTCTTGCTTGTCCAAAATTAAAGAAGAGACCAAGGTCATTTTAGATTCGGAATCATCTAAATTAGAATCATTCGAACAGGAAAATAAAGCCAAATTGACTGATAGCCAGAATGGTAAATCCTCTCCGGAAGGTATCATCACCTTGGACGGAAAGAGATTGACACTTCCGCCCCCTGTTTGGCCAAAAGAAG TCCCCAGGTAA